In Dermacentor silvarum isolate Dsil-2018 chromosome 2, BIME_Dsil_1.4, whole genome shotgun sequence, the following proteins share a genomic window:
- the LOC125943631 gene encoding uncharacterized protein LOC125943631: MPPVKRSNTTLRSYDGAIIKHLGVISQEVVIGDRRQHLDFFVSKKGRQALLGLKASEMLGLVTRTVDTVAASSSEQVMQEFGELFEGTGCVQRHYKMVLSADAVPVVQAARRVPLALKEPLRNELKRMEQAGIVTKVNEPTEWEKNSSWQTCYREPQP; encoded by the exons ATGCCGCCTGTCAAACGCAGCAACACCACTTTGCGGTCATACGATGGGGCCATCATCAAACACCTAGGCGTCATCAGCCAAGAAGTAGTCATCGGTGACAGACGCCAGCACTTGGACTTCTTCGTCTCCAAGAAAGGAAGACAGGCACTGCTCGGGCTCAAGGCAAGTGAAATGCTCGGGCTAGTTACCAGGACAGTCGACACAGTAGCAGCAAGCAGCTCCGAACAAGTAATGCAGGAATTCGGCGAGCTATTCGAAGGCACCGGCTGCGTACAGCGACACTACAAGATGGTCCTGTCTGCGGATGCTGTCCCAGTGGTTCAAGCTGCCCGACGAGTTCCTTTGGCCCTAAAAGAACCACTTCGCAACGAGCTGAAGCGGATGGAGCAAGCGGGCATCGTGACAAAGGTCAACGAACCGACTGAATGG GAAAAGAACTCATCTTGGCAGACATGCTATCGCGAGCCACAGCCGTGA